The following coding sequences are from one Bradyrhizobium sp. WSM471 window:
- a CDS encoding N-carbamoyl-D-amino-acid hydrolase, which yields MARFVTVAAGQLGPVARTETRTAVVARLMALTRQAHANGCDLIVYPELALTTFFPRWYFEDQAEIDSFFEREMPGPETRALFDLAREIGIGFCLGYAELTVEAGLVRRYNTSILVDRSGAIVARYRKVHLPGHAEHEPWREFQHLEKRYFDPGSSFGVTEAFGGVMGMAICNDRRWSETYRVMGLQGVEMVMIGYNTPVHNPPAPEHDDLSLFHNQLVMQAGAYQNGTFVVGVAKAGVEEGVDHIGGSCIIAPSGEIIARCTTKGDEIALARCDLDLCNSYKRTTFNFDVHRQPQAYGMIVERKGVTLMADGTPVRTKE from the coding sequence GTGGCGAGATTTGTGACTGTGGCGGCCGGCCAGCTCGGCCCTGTGGCGCGGACCGAGACCAGAACCGCGGTCGTGGCGCGCCTGATGGCCCTGACGCGCCAGGCGCACGCCAACGGCTGCGACCTGATCGTCTATCCCGAGCTCGCGCTGACCACGTTCTTTCCGCGCTGGTATTTCGAGGATCAGGCCGAGATCGACAGCTTCTTCGAGCGCGAGATGCCGGGGCCGGAGACCAGAGCCCTGTTCGATCTCGCGCGCGAGATCGGCATCGGATTTTGCCTTGGCTATGCCGAGCTGACGGTCGAGGCCGGGCTTGTCAGGCGCTACAACACCTCCATCCTGGTCGACCGAAGCGGCGCCATCGTCGCCAGATATCGCAAGGTACATTTGCCCGGTCATGCCGAGCACGAGCCCTGGCGCGAATTCCAGCATCTGGAAAAGCGCTATTTCGATCCGGGCAGCAGTTTCGGCGTGACCGAGGCCTTTGGCGGCGTGATGGGGATGGCGATCTGCAACGACCGCCGCTGGAGCGAGACCTATCGGGTGATGGGCCTGCAGGGCGTCGAGATGGTGATGATCGGCTACAACACGCCGGTGCACAATCCGCCCGCGCCCGAGCATGACGATCTCTCGCTGTTTCACAATCAGCTGGTGATGCAGGCCGGCGCCTATCAGAACGGCACCTTTGTGGTCGGCGTCGCCAAAGCGGGTGTCGAGGAGGGCGTCGACCACATCGGCGGAAGCTGCATCATCGCGCCCTCCGGCGAGATCATCGCGCGATGCACGACCAAGGGCGACGAGATCGCGCTCGCCCGCTGCGATCTCGATCTCTGCAATTCCTACAAGCGCACCACCTTCAATTTCGACGTTCACCGTCAGCCGCAGGCCTACGGGATGATCGTCGAACGAAAGGGCGTGACACTCATGGCCGACGGAACGCCGGTGCGAACGAAGGAGTGA
- a CDS encoding phosphoribulokinase — protein sequence MSRKHPIISITGSSGAGTTSVKKTFEQIFFREKVNAAYVEGDAFHRYDRAEMRTQMAKEADRGNRHFSHFSPETNLFEELERAFRDYGETGTATTRHYVHDAEESTLHGAAPGTFTEWKRLPESSDLLFYEGLHGAVVTDKVNVARYADLKIGVVPVINLEWIQKLHRDRSARGYSTEAVTDTVLRRMPDYIHYICPQFSETDINFQRVPTVDTSNPFIARWIPTPDESMVVIRFKNPRGIDFPYLLSMLPQSWMSRANSIVCPGAKLDLAMQLILTPLIMQLIERKRNLK from the coding sequence ATGTCCAGAAAGCATCCGATCATCTCCATCACCGGCTCCTCCGGCGCAGGTACGACCTCGGTCAAGAAGACGTTCGAACAGATCTTCTTCCGCGAGAAGGTCAACGCCGCCTACGTCGAAGGCGACGCCTTCCATCGCTACGATCGCGCGGAAATGCGCACGCAGATGGCGAAGGAAGCCGATCGCGGCAACAGGCATTTCAGCCATTTCAGCCCCGAGACCAACCTGTTCGAGGAGCTGGAGCGAGCGTTCCGCGACTATGGCGAGACCGGCACGGCGACGACGCGGCACTACGTCCACGACGCCGAAGAATCCACGCTCCATGGCGCCGCACCCGGCACCTTCACAGAATGGAAACGGCTGCCGGAGAGCTCCGATCTGCTGTTCTACGAGGGCCTCCATGGCGCCGTCGTCACCGACAAGGTCAACGTCGCGCGCTATGCCGACCTCAAGATCGGCGTCGTGCCCGTCATCAATCTCGAATGGATCCAGAAGCTGCACCGCGACCGCAGTGCGCGAGGCTATTCGACCGAGGCCGTTACCGACACCGTTCTGCGGCGCATGCCTGACTACATCCACTACATCTGCCCGCAATTTTCCGAGACCGATATCAACTTCCAGCGGGTGCCGACGGTGGACACCTCCAATCCGTTCATCGCGCGCTGGATTCCGACGCCGGACGAATCGATGGTCGTGATCCGCTTCAAGAACCCGCGCGGCATCGACTTCCCCTATCTGCTCTCGATGCTGCCGCAAAGCTGGATGTCCCGCGCCAATTCGATCGTGTGCCCCGGCGCGAAGCTCGATCTTGCGATGCAGCTCATCCTGACGCCGCTGATCATGCAGCTGATCGAGCGCAAGCGAAACCTGAAGTGA
- a CDS encoding LysR family transcriptional regulator, protein MSAKELSYNAHTAAQLRHLTIRQLRSLAALAAKGSVTAASTQLGLTQPAVTQQLRQLQDLAGLPLLQRTGDGMLLTEAGKEVLSLAERVEAAIMDCQGALDLLAGRTGGTVHLGAVSTAKYFVPHAIAAFSKRHPKIELKLTVGNREEIREAMHGYDLDFAVMGRPPADVSVDVRQLGRNPHIIVARKGHWLEKDSGLSLTDLVHETFLTREPGSGTRTLMEGMFQRSDLEPIIGMEMSSNETIKQAVIAGLGIAFISAHTVAHELTEGRLVVLDVAGLPIVRQWYVIRRSDKVLLPPAQAMFDFLGSEGSNYLPELPELGAR, encoded by the coding sequence ATGAGCGCCAAAGAATTATCTTATAATGCCCACACGGCGGCACAGCTCCGGCATCTCACGATCCGACAGCTTCGCTCGCTCGCAGCGCTCGCGGCCAAGGGCAGCGTCACGGCCGCCTCGACCCAGCTCGGCCTGACGCAGCCGGCCGTGACCCAGCAGCTGCGCCAGCTTCAGGATCTCGCCGGCCTGCCGCTGCTGCAGCGGACCGGCGACGGCATGCTGCTGACGGAGGCGGGCAAGGAGGTGCTTAGCCTCGCCGAGCGCGTCGAAGCTGCGATCATGGACTGCCAGGGCGCGCTCGACCTGCTTGCGGGGCGGACCGGCGGCACGGTGCATCTCGGCGCGGTCTCGACCGCAAAATATTTCGTGCCGCACGCGATCGCGGCATTCTCGAAGCGGCATCCGAAGATCGAGCTCAAGCTCACGGTCGGCAATCGCGAGGAGATCCGCGAGGCGATGCACGGCTATGATCTCGACTTCGCGGTGATGGGTCGGCCACCGGCCGACGTCAGCGTCGACGTCCGTCAGCTCGGGCGTAATCCGCACATCATCGTCGCGCGCAAGGGGCACTGGCTGGAGAAGGATTCCGGCCTCAGCCTCACCGACCTCGTGCACGAGACTTTCCTCACCCGCGAGCCCGGCTCGGGCACGCGGACACTGATGGAAGGCATGTTCCAGAGGTCGGATCTCGAGCCGATCATCGGCATGGAGATGAGCAGCAACGAGACCATCAAGCAGGCGGTGATCGCCGGGCTCGGCATCGCCTTCATCTCCGCCCACACCGTGGCGCACGAGCTCACCGAGGGCCGGCTCGTCGTGCTCGACGTCGCGGGCCTGCCGATCGTGCGGCAATGGTACGTGATCCGCCGCAGCGACAAGGTGCTGTTGCCGCCCGCGCAGGCGATGTTCGATTTCTTGGGATCGGAGGGGTCGAACTATCTGCCCGAATTGCCCGAACTCGGCGCGCGATAG
- a CDS encoding MFS transporter, producing the protein MTMNATIETAPGPDAVSQRLTFVLAAACGMVAANIYYAQPLIAPISAALGLSHAAAGLIVTMTQIGYGVGLLFIVPLGDLVENRTLICSVITLGAAALLAAGFASHALPFLIAALFIGLGSVAVQIIIPYAAHLAPAAIRGRVVGNVSTGLMLGIMLARPVSSFVTAMLSWHAVFFCSAALMIALAAVLWITLPKRKPVARMHYGALLLSMPHLVRSTPLLRRRALYQASLFGAFSLFWTVTPLLLASEFGFTQRGIALFALAGVAGVFAAPIAGRLADRGHSRMATLVALLLAAVGFLITHVGAAGSVLNLACLVVAAIAIDIGVQGNVVLGFRAIFALGHEHRSRLNGLYMATFFTAGAAGSAVGAWAFAQGGWMLASAIGLALPVAGLVYAATE; encoded by the coding sequence ATGACGATGAATGCCACGATCGAGACCGCGCCCGGGCCGGATGCGGTGTCGCAGCGACTGACCTTCGTGCTTGCCGCGGCCTGTGGCATGGTCGCCGCCAACATCTATTACGCCCAGCCGCTGATCGCGCCGATCAGCGCTGCGCTCGGCCTGTCGCACGCGGCGGCGGGGCTGATCGTCACCATGACGCAGATCGGCTACGGCGTGGGGCTTCTCTTCATCGTGCCGCTCGGCGACCTCGTCGAGAACCGTACCCTGATCTGCTCCGTCATCACGCTCGGCGCCGCAGCCCTGCTCGCCGCGGGGTTCGCGTCCCACGCGCTGCCGTTCCTGATCGCCGCGCTGTTCATCGGGCTCGGCTCGGTCGCGGTGCAGATCATCATTCCCTATGCGGCGCACCTTGCGCCGGCAGCGATTCGCGGTCGCGTCGTTGGCAACGTCTCGACCGGCTTGATGCTCGGCATCATGCTGGCGCGGCCGGTTTCGAGCTTCGTCACGGCGATGCTGTCGTGGCACGCAGTGTTCTTCTGCTCGGCCGCGCTGATGATCGCGCTCGCAGCCGTGCTCTGGATCACGCTGCCGAAGCGCAAGCCGGTCGCGCGCATGCATTACGGCGCGTTGCTGCTGTCGATGCCGCATCTGGTGCGGAGTACGCCGCTGCTGCGCCGCCGCGCGCTGTACCAGGCCAGCCTGTTCGGTGCCTTCAGCCTGTTCTGGACCGTGACGCCGCTGTTGCTCGCGAGCGAATTCGGCTTCACCCAGCGCGGCATCGCGCTGTTCGCGCTTGCCGGTGTCGCCGGCGTGTTCGCGGCCCCGATCGCGGGGCGTCTTGCCGATCGCGGCCATAGCCGCATGGCAACACTGGTCGCGCTGCTGCTCGCGGCCGTGGGCTTCCTGATCACGCATGTCGGCGCGGCCGGATCGGTGCTGAACCTCGCCTGCCTGGTCGTGGCCGCGATCGCGATCGACATCGGCGTGCAGGGCAACGTCGTGCTCGGCTTCCGCGCGATCTTCGCGCTGGGGCATGAGCACCGCAGTCGCCTCAACGGCCTCTACATGGCGACGTTCTTCACCGCGGGCGCGGCGGGCTCGGCGGTCGGCGCCTGGGCGTTTGCGCAAGGCGGCTGGATGCTCGCATCGGCCATTGGCCTCGCGCTGCCCGTCGCGGGTCTGGTCTATGCGGCCACCGAGTAG
- a CDS encoding TetR/AcrR family transcriptional regulator, translated as MQKTARKSRSIARPSGRPREFDMDTALDRAVRVFSERGYHATSIGDLTAAMRLATGSVYKAFRDKHAVFLAAFERYVALRQEQTRSAAAQGANGRERLRNLLLSYVEHSQGSEGRRGCLVVGSAVELSAVDPVVAALVSARLETNEGFIAGLIREGQADGSIPRHVAADDTARLMICITQGLRVVGKARLSLDGKRLVAVAMKLLA; from the coding sequence ATGCAAAAGACCGCCCGCAAATCCCGCTCCATTGCCCGTCCGTCCGGCCGTCCCCGGGAATTCGACATGGACACGGCGCTCGACAGGGCCGTCCGCGTGTTTTCCGAGCGCGGTTATCATGCGACCTCGATCGGCGATCTCACCGCGGCGATGCGGCTGGCGACCGGCAGCGTCTACAAGGCGTTTCGCGACAAGCATGCGGTGTTTCTCGCCGCCTTCGAGCGCTACGTCGCGTTGCGCCAGGAGCAGACGCGCAGCGCCGCGGCGCAAGGCGCCAATGGCCGCGAGCGACTGCGCAACCTGCTGCTGTCGTATGTGGAGCACTCCCAGGGCAGCGAGGGGCGGCGCGGCTGTCTCGTGGTCGGCAGCGCGGTCGAATTGTCCGCGGTCGATCCGGTGGTCGCCGCCCTCGTCAGCGCGCGGCTCGAGACCAACGAAGGCTTCATCGCCGGCCTCATTCGCGAGGGGCAGGCCGACGGCTCTATACCCCGCCATGTGGCCGCCGACGACACCGCGCGGCTGATGATCTGCATCACGCAGGGTCTGCGCGTCGTCGGCAAGGCGCGCTTGTCGCTCGACGGCAAGCGCCTGGTCGCCGTGGCGATGAAGCTGCTCGCCTGA
- a CDS encoding class 1 fructose-bisphosphatase, which translates to MTGQLRLDDHLQRYSETAPRALAIAAAVDAIAAAAIEIADLIATGDLADASGLTTGRNSDGDVQRDLDVQADAILRRCLGKLPIAALASEEMREPQIGDSKAKICVAIDPLDGSSNIDINMTVGTIFSILPAPDDLALAFHQRGSAQLAAGFVTYGPQTSLVLTLGEGVDIFTLDRKSGCFRLARSAVQISETCEEFAINASNRRHWEQPVRAFVDECLAGVEGQANHNFNMRWVGSLVAEAYRILTRGGVFLYPSDARPGYGDGRLRLVYEAHPMAYIVEQAGGSASTGRERILELSAQSLHQRVPLIMGSSNEVQRVEELHCDPLLVASVSAPLFARRGFFRL; encoded by the coding sequence ATGACCGGGCAACTCAGGCTGGACGACCACCTTCAGCGGTATTCCGAGACGGCGCCGCGTGCGCTGGCGATAGCGGCCGCGGTCGACGCCATCGCGGCGGCCGCGATCGAGATCGCCGATCTCATCGCCACCGGAGACCTCGCCGACGCATCGGGCCTGACCACCGGCCGCAACAGCGACGGTGATGTCCAGCGCGATCTCGACGTGCAGGCGGATGCGATCCTGCGCCGCTGTCTCGGCAAGCTGCCGATCGCGGCGCTGGCGTCGGAGGAGATGCGCGAACCCCAGATCGGCGACAGCAAGGCCAAGATCTGCGTCGCGATCGATCCGCTCGACGGCTCCTCCAACATCGATATCAACATGACCGTGGGCACGATCTTCTCGATCCTGCCGGCGCCTGACGATCTCGCGCTCGCCTTCCATCAGCGCGGCTCGGCGCAACTCGCGGCGGGGTTCGTTACCTATGGCCCGCAGACCTCGCTGGTGCTGACGCTTGGCGAGGGCGTCGACATCTTCACACTTGACCGCAAGTCCGGTTGCTTCCGTCTCGCCCGCAGCGCCGTGCAGATCTCCGAGACCTGCGAGGAGTTCGCGATCAACGCCTCGAACCGCCGGCATTGGGAACAGCCGGTGCGCGCCTTCGTCGACGAATGCCTGGCCGGTGTGGAAGGGCAGGCCAACCACAATTTCAACATGCGCTGGGTCGGCTCGCTGGTTGCCGAGGCCTATCGCATCCTCACGCGCGGCGGCGTGTTCCTCTATCCCTCCGATGCACGGCCGGGCTACGGCGACGGCCGCTTGCGCCTCGTCTACGAGGCGCACCCGATGGCTTACATCGTCGAGCAGGCCGGCGGCTCGGCTTCGACCGGGCGCGAACGCATCCTCGAACTCTCGGCGCAGAGCCTGCACCAGCGCGTGCCGCTGATCATGGGCTCGAGCAACGAGGTGCAGCGCGTCGAGGAACTGCATTGCGATCCCTTGCTGGTCGCCAGCGTCTCCGCACCGCTGTTCGCGCGTCGCGGCTTCTTCCGGCTGTAA
- the tkt gene encoding transketolase, whose translation MNISVHADADLTPVSHSDLANAVRFLAVDAIETSQSGHPGLPMGMADVATVLFSRFLKFDSAHPHWPDRDRFVLSAGHGSMLLYALLHLTGGDVSLDDIKAFRQWGSKTPGHPEYGHTPGVETTTGPLGQGIATAVGMALAERMANARHGDGLVDHFTYVIVGDGCLMEGISQEAISLAGHLGLGRLIVLFDDNGISIDGPTSLATSDDQLARFAASGWSVRRVDGHDAEAVAQAIAEERESARPSLIACRTVIGYGAPDRQGTEKAHGAPLGTEQTAAARRALGWDYQPFVVPVTILKAWRMIGQRGQVARLAWLDRYECATPEQRDLFVEGKAVVLPTAYAQASAKLRERFATERPKLATRQASQQVLDGIAGTIPGFVGGSADLTHSNLTHAKAQTPVKRDAFAGDYIHYGIREHGMAAAMNGLALHGGFIPYGGTFLAFSDYSRPAIRLAALMRIRVIHVMTHDSIGLGEDGPTHQPVEHLAALRVIPNLLVFRPADAVETLEAWDCALQAENRPSVLCLSRQGLPAFRSDVRGRNRVARGAYLIVSPDGGRDVTLVATGSEVSIALEAARLLATEHVRAAVVSAPCFALFEEQPEDYRAAVLGTAPRIGIEAAVAGDWHRWIGTDGEFVGMRGFGASAPAPVLYREFGITPQSVAEAARRAMARAGKQ comes from the coding sequence ATGAACATCTCCGTCCACGCCGACGCCGACCTCACGCCGGTCTCGCATAGCGATCTCGCCAACGCCGTCCGCTTCCTCGCGGTCGATGCCATCGAGACCTCGCAGTCCGGCCATCCCGGCCTGCCCATGGGCATGGCCGATGTCGCGACCGTGCTGTTCTCGCGCTTCCTGAAATTCGACTCGGCTCATCCCCATTGGCCGGACCGAGATCGATTCGTGCTGTCGGCGGGTCATGGCTCGATGTTGCTCTATGCATTGCTCCATCTCACCGGCGGCGATGTCAGCCTCGACGACATCAAGGCCTTCCGGCAATGGGGCTCGAAGACGCCGGGCCATCCGGAATATGGCCATACGCCGGGCGTCGAGACGACGACCGGTCCGCTGGGGCAGGGGATTGCGACCGCGGTGGGCATGGCACTCGCCGAACGCATGGCCAATGCGCGGCATGGCGACGGTCTCGTCGATCACTTCACCTATGTGATCGTTGGCGACGGCTGTCTCATGGAAGGCATTAGCCAGGAAGCGATTTCGCTCGCCGGCCATCTCGGGCTCGGCCGCCTGATCGTGCTGTTCGACGACAACGGCATCTCCATTGACGGGCCGACGTCGCTTGCGACCTCCGACGACCAGCTCGCGCGCTTCGCTGCCTCCGGCTGGTCGGTGCGCCGTGTCGACGGGCACGATGCCGAAGCGGTTGCGCAGGCGATAGCCGAGGAGCGTGAGAGCGCAAGACCGTCGCTGATCGCTTGCCGCACCGTCATCGGCTATGGCGCGCCGGATCGTCAGGGCACCGAGAAGGCGCATGGCGCGCCGCTCGGCACCGAGCAGACGGCGGCGGCGCGGCGAGCGCTCGGCTGGGACTACCAGCCCTTCGTGGTGCCTGTCACGATCCTGAAAGCATGGCGGATGATCGGACAACGCGGGCAGGTCGCGCGTCTCGCCTGGCTCGATCGCTATGAATGCGCGACGCCCGAGCAGCGCGATTTGTTTGTCGAGGGCAAAGCGGTTGTCCTGCCGACCGCCTATGCCCAGGCCTCGGCGAAATTGCGCGAGCGCTTTGCCACCGAGCGTCCGAAGCTCGCGACGCGGCAGGCCTCGCAACAGGTGCTCGACGGCATCGCAGGGACGATTCCCGGATTTGTCGGCGGCTCGGCGGACCTCACGCATTCGAACCTGACGCATGCCAAGGCGCAGACCCCCGTCAAGCGCGACGCGTTCGCCGGCGATTACATCCATTACGGCATCCGCGAGCATGGCATGGCGGCCGCGATGAACGGCCTCGCGCTGCACGGCGGCTTCATTCCCTATGGCGGCACCTTCCTCGCGTTCTCCGATTACAGCCGGCCGGCGATCCGCCTTGCGGCCTTGATGCGGATCCGCGTCATTCATGTGATGACCCATGACTCCATTGGCCTCGGTGAGGACGGCCCCACGCACCAACCGGTCGAGCATCTCGCAGCGCTTCGCGTCATTCCGAACCTGCTTGTGTTCCGGCCGGCCGACGCGGTTGAGACGCTGGAAGCATGGGACTGCGCGCTACAAGCTGAAAATCGCCCATCCGTGCTGTGCCTGTCCCGTCAGGGGCTGCCGGCCTTCCGCAGCGATGTCCGCGGTAGGAACCGCGTCGCACGAGGCGCCTATCTCATCGTTTCGCCGGACGGCGGCCGAGACGTGACGCTCGTCGCAACGGGTTCGGAGGTGTCTATTGCGCTGGAAGCGGCTCGCCTGCTTGCCACCGAGCACGTCCGCGCGGCCGTGGTCTCCGCGCCCTGCTTCGCGCTGTTCGAGGAGCAGCCGGAGGATTACCGAGCCGCTGTGCTCGGCACGGCGCCACGGATCGGCATCGAGGCGGCAGTCGCCGGCGATTGGCATCGCTGGATCGGCACTGACGGCGAATTCGTCGGCATGCGCGGCTTCGGTGCCTCGGCGCCGGCCCCCGTGCTCTACCGCGAATTCGGCATCACGCCGCAAAGCGTTGCGGAAGCCGCCCGGCGGGCGATGGCCCGCGCCGGCAAGCAATAA